The nucleotide window ATCAGTTTTTAGAATTAATGGGAATTGGCTCGAAGCAGATTTTATTTACGGATTTTAGTTTCTTATTTGTATCCACTTATATCTTCATTCCATTTATGATTTTGCCGATTTTTAATGCAATTGAGGAAATTAATCCGACGTTGATTCAAGCGTCGCGCGATTTAGGCGCATCTAGCTTGACTACGTTTAGACGGGTGATTTTTCCACTGACGGCAGACGGCGTGAAATCTGGTTGTCAGGCTGTATTTATTCCAGCGCTATCGTTATTTATGATTACGCGATTAATTGCTGGAAACCGGGTAATTACGCTTGGGACGGCAATTGAAGAACATTTCCTCGTTACGCAAGACTGGGGAATGGGTTCAACAATTGGGGTATTCTTAATTATTGCGATGATTTTAATTATGTTCTTAACAGGTTCCAAAAAGAAACGAGGTGTGCGTAAATGAAGAAAAATAAATGGGGTACGATTTATTTAGTACTAGTTTTTGTGATTTTATACGCACCGATTTTTTACTTGATTTTCTACTCTTTTAATAAAGGTGGAACGATGCATAATTTTAGCGGATTCACGCTAGGTTACTACAAAGAAGTTTTTCAAGATACTCGCTTACTAATTATTGTGTTAAACACTTTTGTCATTGCACTGCTTTCTTCAGTGATTGCGACAGTGATTGGTGTATGCGGTGCGCTTGCGATAAAATTTATGCCAAAACCTTTTGCCAAAAATTCGCTACTTAGTTTAAATAATGTGTTGATTGTTAGCCCGGATGTAATTATTGGAGCTAGTTTCTTGATATTCTTTACGATTTTAGGAGTGAAACTGGGCTTTATTT belongs to Listeria ivanovii subsp. ivanovii and includes:
- a CDS encoding ABC transporter permease — protein: MNRRTRTVYLVPYVLWILLFVVAPILLIVYYSFFDVDGNLTFDNYIHFFTPVYLKMTASSFWYAFLITVFTLLISYPTAYLLTKLKHKQLWLLLIILPTWINLLLKAYAFIGIFGTYGAANQFLELMGIGSKQILFTDFSFLFVSTYIFIPFMILPIFNAIEEINPTLIQASRDLGASSLTTFRRVIFPLTADGVKSGCQAVFIPALSLFMITRLIAGNRVITLGTAIEEHFLVTQDWGMGSTIGVFLIIAMILIMFLTGSKKKRGVRK